gTGCTGAATCCTGTGAGGTTGTGCAGGAGATTGGTGAGGTTgcgtctggaatactgtgtccacagCTCTCGTCGCCCCCTTCCcgggaaggatattatgaaactgggGAGGGGTTGGGGTTCACTGGGAGCGGAGGGGGTTCAGTTTCACGGGGGGGACGTTCATGACTCTACACGAGGTTGCCGTGTCTACATCCCTGCTTGGATCCGTGGCCCGTACGGTGCGGAAGGGCAGGGAGGAAGGGAACGAGGGTCACTCACAGATGTAGTAGTATTCCTGGCCGGCGTGGAACTCGTAGCCGAGGGAGAAGGCGCTATAACGCTGAAACTTCTCGGAGAACTTGATGGGGCTGTGCGGGGAGCGGGGCCGGTTGCACTCCCAGCGCTTGAAGCCCTGCTCAGGGTCACAGTTCCTGTAGCCTTCCCGGTTCACCATGTACAATATGTACTGCTCCACCCTGTGCTCCGGCACTGAGCTGTTGTAGTGCGGGCAATAGATGTCCAGGTAGTCGTTGACGCTGACCTGGACTGTG
This sequence is a window from Chiloscyllium plagiosum isolate BGI_BamShark_2017 unplaced genomic scaffold, ASM401019v2 scaf_18443, whole genome shotgun sequence. Protein-coding genes within it:
- the LOC122545601 gene encoding ephrin-A3-like gives rise to the protein LRREGYTVQVSVNDYLDIYCPHYNSSVPEHRVEQYILYMVNREGYRNCDPEQGFKRWECNRPRSPHSPIKFSEKFQRYSAFSLGYEFHAGQEYYYICE